The Mustela erminea isolate mMusErm1 chromosome 18, mMusErm1.Pri, whole genome shotgun sequence genome has a window encoding:
- the FAAP100 gene encoding Fanconi anemia core complex-associated protein 100 isoform X1, which translates to MAGLEPRVEYLESFRCPLGGLAAGRPRVLCHGPAVFVSAGSERVSVYEQGGRLLTAVYSFPAPVWQLELSAVPGLLYVLCARRGIYCLSPDPESRCMNQDDGSDQDSEDGEPPCAVISVDPDACLLPDAALCTFTVVADKLVTLAQGPAHWKVQLFECPRPGEDARLRGQVGEVELSISSPLTGPLGEPTAPRFLPVLCCVSPAGPSALHSRAQGSGGFLLERALFGLLFGVDASLLESPVILCGLPDGQLCCVVLKTLVTSKLSPGDPKALVKILHHLEEPVVFIGAVKTESLAQDVEDTHPDCLVALGHDGRVLTIKAGWDEAGTLVPELREYRLPGPVLCAACGGGGRVYHSTTSELCVVDLAQEGVPSGDLGDPPSLLCPAGLGVCSVVTLSVLSEVPEGDVRLLALSTRGRLMTCRLQLSSEVPGPTRAAAASTGQKIKDLLSGIGTVSERLSSLRKAVDQRNKALTCLNEAMNVSCILLSGREGPRPISCTVTTAWSRPQLQDVLTATCQLENSSGLHLDRGWALCVRVLTSASASDSDVASAATTYTIPVDRLGPGDRREVTLPLGPGEDGVLHLPLTVSCVLHYSLREVVGGARAPSESSKDSLDECRPDILPEQDGICLPLCEHTVDVLWCLRFPGLAPAHTQAPGLLGPLCDPVDTFLGSLLGPRSEPTGPASLRAKFLPPSVATIKVSAELLRAALGDRHSAGTSVDCATLQWLLAENAALDAVRARQLPSVQGVAPDGADVHLTVREVAMTDLGAAGPLQTVEIRVESSSPASLCSAHHAVIGRLQRMVVEQAARIPGPPDLRIQCLQQTHSSHETLLREVQTLRDRLCTEDEASLQATAQRLLQVHQQLRSPSLLLV; encoded by the exons ATGGCCGGCCTCGAGCCGCGGGTCGAGTACCTCGAGAGCTTCCGCTGCCCGCTCGGGGGCCTGGCGGCGGGCCGGCCGCGCGTGCTGTGCCACGGGCCCGCGGTCTTCGTGTCCGCCGGGAGCGAGCGGGTCTCCGTCTACGAGCAGGGGGGGAGGCTGCTGACC GCCGTGTACAGCTTCCCCGCGCCGGTGTGGCAGCTGGAGCTCTCGGCCGTCCCCGGGCTGCTCTACGTCCTCTGCGCCCGGAGGGGCATCTACTGCTTGTCGCCGGACCCCGAGAGCAG GTGCATGAACCAAGATGACGGGAGTGACCAGGACAGTGAGGACGGCGAGCCTCCTTGTGCCGTGATTTCCGTGGACCCAGACGCCTGCCTGCTCCCAGATGCCGCTCTGTGTACTTTCACTGTGGTTGCTGATAAGCTCGTCACCCTGGCACAGGGCCCTGCCCACTGGAAGGTACAGCTGTTTGAGTGCCCCCGTCCGGGAGAGGACGCCAGACTCAGAGGCCAGGTTGGCGAGGTGGAGTTGTCCATCTCCAGCCCCCTCACTGGGCCCCTTGGGGAGCCCACAGCCCCCCGCTTCCTCCCAGTGCTGTGCTGTGTGTCCCCAGCGGGCCCCAGTGCTCTGCACAGCCGTGCGCAGGGCTCTGGGGGCTTCTTGCTGGAACGGGCCCTCTTTGGGCTACTGTTTGGAGTTGACGCCTCTCTTCTGGAGTCACCTGTGATCCTCTGTGGTCTCCCCGATGGCCAGCTCTGCTGTGTGGTCTTGAAGACTCTGGTCACCTCAAAGTTGTCCCCTGGCGATCCGAAGGCCCTTGTCAAGATTCTCCATCACCTGGAGGAACCTGTTGTTTTCATTGGGGCCGTGAAGACAGAGTCATTGGCCCAGGACGTGGAAGACACACACCCTGACTGCCTGGTGGCACTTGGTCATGACGGCCGGGTCCTAACCATCAAGGCCGGCTGGGACGAGGCTGGGACTCTGGTGCCGGAGCTGCGGGAGTACCGGCTGCCGGGGCCCGTGCTCTGTGCGGCCTGTGGCGGAGGTGGCCGTGTCTACCACAGCACCACCTCGGAGCTCTGTGTCGTGGACCTGGCTCAGGAAGGCGTCCCCAGTGGGGACCTGGGAGACCCGCCATCTCTGCTGTGTCCAGCCGGCTTGGGCGTCTGCAGCGTCGTCACCCTCTCAGTGTTGTCCGAGGTGCCCGAAG GTGACGTGAGGCTCCTGGCCCTGTCCACCAGGGGCCGCCTGATGACCTGCCGCCTGCAGCTGAGCTCGGAGGTGCCGGGCCCCACTAGAGCCGCTGCGGCCAGTACTGGCCAGAAGATTAAGGACTTGCTATCTGGGATCGGCACCGTCTCTGAGAG GCTGTCTTCTCTGAGGAAGGCTGTTGACCAGCGGAACAAGGCCCTGACCTGCCTCAACGAAGCCATGAATGTGAGCTGCATCCTGTTGTCCGGCCGGGAGGGCCCCAGGCCCATCTCGTGCACCGTGACGACTGCCTGGAGCCGCCCACAGCTGCAGGACGTGCTGACTGCCACCTGCCAGCTGGAGAACAGTAGCGGCCTCCATCTGGACCGGGGCTGGGCCTTGTGTGTGCGGGTGCTGACCAGCGCCTCTGCCTCAGACTCTGACGTGGCCAGCGCAGCCACCACCTACACCATCCCTGTGGACCGGCTGGGCCCCGGCGATCGGCGGGAAGTGACGCTGCCCCTGGGCCCCGGGGAGGATGGCGTCCTGCACCTGCCCCTGACCGTGTCTTGCGTACTCCATTACAGCCTCAGGGAGGTCGTGGGCGGGGCGCGTGCCCCGTCAGAGTCCTCTAAGGACTCCTTGGATGAGTGCCGCCCTGATATCTTGCCCGAGCAGGACGGCATCTGCCTGCCCCTGTGTGAGCACACCGTGGACGTGCTCTGGTGCCTGCGCTTCCCTGGCCTGGCCCCAGCCCACACACAGGCGCCCGGGCTGCTCGGCCCCCTGTGCGACCCTGTGGATACTTTCTTGGGATCTCTCCTCGGGCCCCGCAGCGAGCCGACAGGACCTGCTTCCCTGCGGGCCAAGTTCCTGCCTCCGTCGGTGGCCACGATCAAAGTGTCTGCAGAGCTGCTGAGGGCTGCCTTGGGGGACCGTCACTCAG CAGGCACGTCCGTGGACTGTGCCACCCTGCAGTGGCTCCTTGCCGAGAACGCCGCCCTGGACGCTGTGCGAGCCCGCCAGCTGCCCTCGGTCCAGGGAGTGGCCCCAGATGGCGCTGATGTGCACCTGACCGTCCGAGAG GTGGCCATGACCGACCTGGGCGCAGCAGGGCCCCTGCAGACTGTGGAGATCCGGGTGGAGAGCTCCTCTCCGGCAAGCCTGTGCAGCGCACACCACGCGGTCATCGGGCGTCTGCAG aggATGGTCGTGGAGCAAGCTGCCCGGATCCCCGGCCCGCCCGACCTCCGTATACAGTGTCTCCAGCAGACCCACAGCAGCCACGAG ACCCTGCTGCGGGAGGTGCAGACCCTGCGGGACCGGCTGTGCACGGAGGACGAAGCCAGCCTCCAGGCCACCGCCCAGAGGCTCCTGCAGGTGCACCAGCAGCTGCgcagccccagcctcctcctggtGTGA
- the FAAP100 gene encoding Fanconi anemia core complex-associated protein 100 isoform X2 — MAGLEPRVEYLESFRCPLGGLAAGRPRVLCHGPAVFVSAGSERVSVYEQGGRLLTAVYSFPAPVWQLELSAVPGLLYVLCARRGIYCLSPDPESRCMNQDDGSDQDSEDGEPPCAVISVDPDACLLPDAALCTFTVVADKLVTLAQGPAHWKVQLFECPRPGEDARLRGQVGEVELSISSPLTGPLGEPTAPRFLPVLCCVSPAGPSALHSRAQGSGGFLLERALFGLLFGVDASLLESPVILCGLPDGQLCCVVLKTLVTSKLSPGDPKALVKILHHLEEPVVFIGAVKTESLAQDVEDTHPDCLVALGHDGRVLTIKAGWDEAGTLVPELREYRLPGPVLCAACGGGGRVYHSTTSELCVVDLAQEGVPSGDLGDPPSLLCPAGLGVCSVVTLSVLSEVPEGDVRLLALSTRGRLMTCRLQLSSEVPGPTRAAAASTGQKIKDLLSGIGTVSERLSSLRKAVDQRNKALTCLNEAMNVSCILLSGREGPRPISCTVTTAWSRPQLQDVLTATCQLENSSGLHLDRGWALCVRVLTSASASDSDVASAATTYTIPVDRLGPGDRREVTLPLGPGEDGVLHLPLTVSCVLHYSLREVVGGARAPSESSKDSLDECRPDILPEQDGICLPLCEHTVDVLWCLRFPGLAPAHTQAPGLLGPLCDPVDTFLGSLLGPRSEPTGPASLRAKFLPPSVATIKVSAELLRAALGDRHSGTSVDCATLQWLLAENAALDAVRARQLPSVQGVAPDGADVHLTVREVAMTDLGAAGPLQTVEIRVESSSPASLCSAHHAVIGRLQRMVVEQAARIPGPPDLRIQCLQQTHSSHETLLREVQTLRDRLCTEDEASLQATAQRLLQVHQQLRSPSLLLV; from the exons ATGGCCGGCCTCGAGCCGCGGGTCGAGTACCTCGAGAGCTTCCGCTGCCCGCTCGGGGGCCTGGCGGCGGGCCGGCCGCGCGTGCTGTGCCACGGGCCCGCGGTCTTCGTGTCCGCCGGGAGCGAGCGGGTCTCCGTCTACGAGCAGGGGGGGAGGCTGCTGACC GCCGTGTACAGCTTCCCCGCGCCGGTGTGGCAGCTGGAGCTCTCGGCCGTCCCCGGGCTGCTCTACGTCCTCTGCGCCCGGAGGGGCATCTACTGCTTGTCGCCGGACCCCGAGAGCAG GTGCATGAACCAAGATGACGGGAGTGACCAGGACAGTGAGGACGGCGAGCCTCCTTGTGCCGTGATTTCCGTGGACCCAGACGCCTGCCTGCTCCCAGATGCCGCTCTGTGTACTTTCACTGTGGTTGCTGATAAGCTCGTCACCCTGGCACAGGGCCCTGCCCACTGGAAGGTACAGCTGTTTGAGTGCCCCCGTCCGGGAGAGGACGCCAGACTCAGAGGCCAGGTTGGCGAGGTGGAGTTGTCCATCTCCAGCCCCCTCACTGGGCCCCTTGGGGAGCCCACAGCCCCCCGCTTCCTCCCAGTGCTGTGCTGTGTGTCCCCAGCGGGCCCCAGTGCTCTGCACAGCCGTGCGCAGGGCTCTGGGGGCTTCTTGCTGGAACGGGCCCTCTTTGGGCTACTGTTTGGAGTTGACGCCTCTCTTCTGGAGTCACCTGTGATCCTCTGTGGTCTCCCCGATGGCCAGCTCTGCTGTGTGGTCTTGAAGACTCTGGTCACCTCAAAGTTGTCCCCTGGCGATCCGAAGGCCCTTGTCAAGATTCTCCATCACCTGGAGGAACCTGTTGTTTTCATTGGGGCCGTGAAGACAGAGTCATTGGCCCAGGACGTGGAAGACACACACCCTGACTGCCTGGTGGCACTTGGTCATGACGGCCGGGTCCTAACCATCAAGGCCGGCTGGGACGAGGCTGGGACTCTGGTGCCGGAGCTGCGGGAGTACCGGCTGCCGGGGCCCGTGCTCTGTGCGGCCTGTGGCGGAGGTGGCCGTGTCTACCACAGCACCACCTCGGAGCTCTGTGTCGTGGACCTGGCTCAGGAAGGCGTCCCCAGTGGGGACCTGGGAGACCCGCCATCTCTGCTGTGTCCAGCCGGCTTGGGCGTCTGCAGCGTCGTCACCCTCTCAGTGTTGTCCGAGGTGCCCGAAG GTGACGTGAGGCTCCTGGCCCTGTCCACCAGGGGCCGCCTGATGACCTGCCGCCTGCAGCTGAGCTCGGAGGTGCCGGGCCCCACTAGAGCCGCTGCGGCCAGTACTGGCCAGAAGATTAAGGACTTGCTATCTGGGATCGGCACCGTCTCTGAGAG GCTGTCTTCTCTGAGGAAGGCTGTTGACCAGCGGAACAAGGCCCTGACCTGCCTCAACGAAGCCATGAATGTGAGCTGCATCCTGTTGTCCGGCCGGGAGGGCCCCAGGCCCATCTCGTGCACCGTGACGACTGCCTGGAGCCGCCCACAGCTGCAGGACGTGCTGACTGCCACCTGCCAGCTGGAGAACAGTAGCGGCCTCCATCTGGACCGGGGCTGGGCCTTGTGTGTGCGGGTGCTGACCAGCGCCTCTGCCTCAGACTCTGACGTGGCCAGCGCAGCCACCACCTACACCATCCCTGTGGACCGGCTGGGCCCCGGCGATCGGCGGGAAGTGACGCTGCCCCTGGGCCCCGGGGAGGATGGCGTCCTGCACCTGCCCCTGACCGTGTCTTGCGTACTCCATTACAGCCTCAGGGAGGTCGTGGGCGGGGCGCGTGCCCCGTCAGAGTCCTCTAAGGACTCCTTGGATGAGTGCCGCCCTGATATCTTGCCCGAGCAGGACGGCATCTGCCTGCCCCTGTGTGAGCACACCGTGGACGTGCTCTGGTGCCTGCGCTTCCCTGGCCTGGCCCCAGCCCACACACAGGCGCCCGGGCTGCTCGGCCCCCTGTGCGACCCTGTGGATACTTTCTTGGGATCTCTCCTCGGGCCCCGCAGCGAGCCGACAGGACCTGCTTCCCTGCGGGCCAAGTTCCTGCCTCCGTCGGTGGCCACGATCAAAGTGTCTGCAGAGCTGCTGAGGGCTGCCTTGGGGGACCGTCACTCAG GCACGTCCGTGGACTGTGCCACCCTGCAGTGGCTCCTTGCCGAGAACGCCGCCCTGGACGCTGTGCGAGCCCGCCAGCTGCCCTCGGTCCAGGGAGTGGCCCCAGATGGCGCTGATGTGCACCTGACCGTCCGAGAG GTGGCCATGACCGACCTGGGCGCAGCAGGGCCCCTGCAGACTGTGGAGATCCGGGTGGAGAGCTCCTCTCCGGCAAGCCTGTGCAGCGCACACCACGCGGTCATCGGGCGTCTGCAG aggATGGTCGTGGAGCAAGCTGCCCGGATCCCCGGCCCGCCCGACCTCCGTATACAGTGTCTCCAGCAGACCCACAGCAGCCACGAG ACCCTGCTGCGGGAGGTGCAGACCCTGCGGGACCGGCTGTGCACGGAGGACGAAGCCAGCCTCCAGGCCACCGCCCAGAGGCTCCTGCAGGTGCACCAGCAGCTGCgcagccccagcctcctcctggtGTGA
- the FAAP100 gene encoding Fanconi anemia core complex-associated protein 100 isoform X3 — translation MAGLEPRVEYLESFRCPLGGLAAGRPRVLCHGPAVFVSAGSERVSVYEQGGRLLTAVYSFPAPVWQLELSAVPGLLYVLCARRGIYCLSPDPESRCMNQDDGSDQDSEDGEPPCAVISVDPDACLLPDAALCTFTVVADKLVTLAQGPAHWKVQLFECPRPGEDARLRGQVGEVELSISSPLTGPLGEPTAPRFLPVLCCVSPAGPSALHSRAQGSGGFLLERALFGLLFGVDASLLESPVILCGLPDGQLCCVVLKTLVTSKLSPGDPKALVKILHHLEEPVVFIGAVKTESLAQDVEDTHPDCLVALGHDGRVLTIKAGWDEAGTLVPELREYRLPGPVLCAACGGGGRVYHSTTSELCVVDLAQEGVPSGDLGDPPSLLCPAGLGVCSVVTLSVLSEVPEGDVRLLALSTRGRLMTCRLQLSSEVPGPTRAAAASTGQKIKDLLSGIGTVSERLSSLRKAVDQRNKALTCLNEAMNVSCILLSGREGPRPISCTVTTAWSRPQLQDVLTATCQLENSSGLHLDRGWALCVRVLTSASASDSDVASAATTYTIPVDRLGPGDRREVTLPLGPGEDGVLHLPLTVSCVLHYSLREVVGGARAPSESSKDSLDECRPDILPEQDGICLPLCEHTVDVLWCLRFPGLAPAHTQAPGLLGPLCDPVDTFLGSLLGPRSEPTGPASLRAKFLPPSVATIKVSAELLRAALGDRHSAGTSVDCATLQWLLAENAALDAVRARQLPSVQGVAPDGADVHLTVREVAMTDLGAAGPLQTVEIRVESSSPASLCSAHHAVIGRLQVPNWPG, via the exons ATGGCCGGCCTCGAGCCGCGGGTCGAGTACCTCGAGAGCTTCCGCTGCCCGCTCGGGGGCCTGGCGGCGGGCCGGCCGCGCGTGCTGTGCCACGGGCCCGCGGTCTTCGTGTCCGCCGGGAGCGAGCGGGTCTCCGTCTACGAGCAGGGGGGGAGGCTGCTGACC GCCGTGTACAGCTTCCCCGCGCCGGTGTGGCAGCTGGAGCTCTCGGCCGTCCCCGGGCTGCTCTACGTCCTCTGCGCCCGGAGGGGCATCTACTGCTTGTCGCCGGACCCCGAGAGCAG GTGCATGAACCAAGATGACGGGAGTGACCAGGACAGTGAGGACGGCGAGCCTCCTTGTGCCGTGATTTCCGTGGACCCAGACGCCTGCCTGCTCCCAGATGCCGCTCTGTGTACTTTCACTGTGGTTGCTGATAAGCTCGTCACCCTGGCACAGGGCCCTGCCCACTGGAAGGTACAGCTGTTTGAGTGCCCCCGTCCGGGAGAGGACGCCAGACTCAGAGGCCAGGTTGGCGAGGTGGAGTTGTCCATCTCCAGCCCCCTCACTGGGCCCCTTGGGGAGCCCACAGCCCCCCGCTTCCTCCCAGTGCTGTGCTGTGTGTCCCCAGCGGGCCCCAGTGCTCTGCACAGCCGTGCGCAGGGCTCTGGGGGCTTCTTGCTGGAACGGGCCCTCTTTGGGCTACTGTTTGGAGTTGACGCCTCTCTTCTGGAGTCACCTGTGATCCTCTGTGGTCTCCCCGATGGCCAGCTCTGCTGTGTGGTCTTGAAGACTCTGGTCACCTCAAAGTTGTCCCCTGGCGATCCGAAGGCCCTTGTCAAGATTCTCCATCACCTGGAGGAACCTGTTGTTTTCATTGGGGCCGTGAAGACAGAGTCATTGGCCCAGGACGTGGAAGACACACACCCTGACTGCCTGGTGGCACTTGGTCATGACGGCCGGGTCCTAACCATCAAGGCCGGCTGGGACGAGGCTGGGACTCTGGTGCCGGAGCTGCGGGAGTACCGGCTGCCGGGGCCCGTGCTCTGTGCGGCCTGTGGCGGAGGTGGCCGTGTCTACCACAGCACCACCTCGGAGCTCTGTGTCGTGGACCTGGCTCAGGAAGGCGTCCCCAGTGGGGACCTGGGAGACCCGCCATCTCTGCTGTGTCCAGCCGGCTTGGGCGTCTGCAGCGTCGTCACCCTCTCAGTGTTGTCCGAGGTGCCCGAAG GTGACGTGAGGCTCCTGGCCCTGTCCACCAGGGGCCGCCTGATGACCTGCCGCCTGCAGCTGAGCTCGGAGGTGCCGGGCCCCACTAGAGCCGCTGCGGCCAGTACTGGCCAGAAGATTAAGGACTTGCTATCTGGGATCGGCACCGTCTCTGAGAG GCTGTCTTCTCTGAGGAAGGCTGTTGACCAGCGGAACAAGGCCCTGACCTGCCTCAACGAAGCCATGAATGTGAGCTGCATCCTGTTGTCCGGCCGGGAGGGCCCCAGGCCCATCTCGTGCACCGTGACGACTGCCTGGAGCCGCCCACAGCTGCAGGACGTGCTGACTGCCACCTGCCAGCTGGAGAACAGTAGCGGCCTCCATCTGGACCGGGGCTGGGCCTTGTGTGTGCGGGTGCTGACCAGCGCCTCTGCCTCAGACTCTGACGTGGCCAGCGCAGCCACCACCTACACCATCCCTGTGGACCGGCTGGGCCCCGGCGATCGGCGGGAAGTGACGCTGCCCCTGGGCCCCGGGGAGGATGGCGTCCTGCACCTGCCCCTGACCGTGTCTTGCGTACTCCATTACAGCCTCAGGGAGGTCGTGGGCGGGGCGCGTGCCCCGTCAGAGTCCTCTAAGGACTCCTTGGATGAGTGCCGCCCTGATATCTTGCCCGAGCAGGACGGCATCTGCCTGCCCCTGTGTGAGCACACCGTGGACGTGCTCTGGTGCCTGCGCTTCCCTGGCCTGGCCCCAGCCCACACACAGGCGCCCGGGCTGCTCGGCCCCCTGTGCGACCCTGTGGATACTTTCTTGGGATCTCTCCTCGGGCCCCGCAGCGAGCCGACAGGACCTGCTTCCCTGCGGGCCAAGTTCCTGCCTCCGTCGGTGGCCACGATCAAAGTGTCTGCAGAGCTGCTGAGGGCTGCCTTGGGGGACCGTCACTCAG CAGGCACGTCCGTGGACTGTGCCACCCTGCAGTGGCTCCTTGCCGAGAACGCCGCCCTGGACGCTGTGCGAGCCCGCCAGCTGCCCTCGGTCCAGGGAGTGGCCCCAGATGGCGCTGATGTGCACCTGACCGTCCGAGAG GTGGCCATGACCGACCTGGGCGCAGCAGGGCCCCTGCAGACTGTGGAGATCCGGGTGGAGAGCTCCTCTCCGGCAAGCCTGTGCAGCGCACACCACGCGGTCATCGGGCGTCTGCAG GTCCCCAACTGGCCTGGCTGA